The proteins below come from a single Esox lucius isolate fEsoLuc1 chromosome 7, fEsoLuc1.pri, whole genome shotgun sequence genomic window:
- the LOC105009567 gene encoding olfactory receptor 2AT4, translating into MNSQTSNLSLTENITIIRPPYFYISGFTGIPHIKYYYVFLSLVYIITLMGNTFVMFVISMDRSLQSPKYIAVFNLALTDVSGTTAMVPKLLDMFLFNRQFISYNQCLTSQFFVVIFYIMQSFNLTILSYDRLVAICCPLRYSMLISNRSIFQLTGAAWVLAVLVVLICIGLITRLSFCGSVVINSFFCDHYPLYSLAAPCSDVLPNRVMSYLIPCLVLYIPMIFIIASYICIIHALFTITLPQDRHRAIKTCTAHLILVAIYYLPVNITYLFVSFLPSNIQILNLSLTSVLPPMLNPIIYVLKTEEFKVSAKRLLKRVAQRAVGPLMLTSRTK; encoded by the exons ATGAATTCCCAGACCTCTAACCTTAGCCTAACAGAGAACATAACCATCATCCGACCCCCTTACTTCTACATCAGTGGATTCACAGGGATCCCCCACATCAAGTACTACtatgtcttcctctcccttgtATACATCATCACTCTG ATGGGCAATACCTTCGTCATGTTTGTCATCTCCATGGACCGCAGTCTCCAGAG CCCCAAGTACATCGCCGTGTTCAACCTGGCCCTTACAGATGtatctgggacaacagccatggtCCCCAAGCTCCTGGATATGTTCTTGTTCAACAGACAGTTCATCTCCTACAACCAATGCCTCACCAGCCAATTCTTTGTCGTCATCTTCTACATCATGCAGTCCTTCAACCTCACCATCCTTTCCTATGACAGACTGGTGGCCATCTGCTGTCCACTCAG GTACAGCATGTTAATAAGTAACAGGTCCATATTTCAGCTGACCGGTGCTGCCTGGGTGTTGGCTGTATTAGTCGTTTTGATCTGTATTGGATTGATCACCCGCCTCTCCTTCTGTGG GTCTGTGGTGATCAACAGCTTCTTCTGTGACCATTATCCTCTGTACAGTCTGGCAGCCCCCTGTTCTGACGTGCTCCCTAACCGTGTGATGTCATACCTCATCCCCTGTTTAGTCCTCTATATTCCCATGATCTTCATCATAGCATCTTACATCTGTATCATCCATGCACTCTTCACCATCACACTTCCCCAGGACAG ACACAGGGCCATAAAGACATGTACCGCACACCTGATACTAGTGGCCATTTACTATCTGCCCGTTAATATCACCTACCTTTTTGTCTCATTCCTCCCCTCCAACATACAGATtctcaacctctccctgacctCTGTGCTGCCTCCCATGCTCAACCCCATCATATACGTTCTGAAGACAGAGGAGTTCAAGGTATCAGCCAAGAGGCTCCTCAAAAGAGTAGCTCAGAGAGCTGTGGGTCCACTAATGTTAACATCAAGAACCAAATGA